The following are encoded together in the Vespa velutina chromosome 3, iVesVel2.1, whole genome shotgun sequence genome:
- the LOC124947480 gene encoding DET1 homolog: MAEKDGKIEFVTEPFPIKPRKFGPQNVVVRLRRRETFGCPYPGTHVHSARQFYQNVFPNFTIMNVEKPPCFLRKFSPDGKYLIAFSADQTSIEVYEYRGASAAADLLAEIEGEYIGHKNDDVSINIRCNVFSRFFKAKWTINVVQCNQQLNRECSLFTDDCRYVIVGSAAHIPDELRPHFYQIYSNNEALTPNPRSPLEDYTLHLVDIRDGKLCHTRHFKVDKIYLSHNQGLYLYKDILAVLSVQHQTIHVFKILNGMFIYIKLIGRFCMGDEAYLFSFGAWRGVNYRSFRDTRINSLKHKLLVFLYRRAEYISDTTNDPYELRRFYQYFDQLNALRMWKMQLLDANHILIRFASEEVATLQANEPNAQPALLVVYNMETAKILAVYDNASTQLLTQFENFSDFFRNARMSTDCQYMCSPSNNIYARLMQQRFKQTIVSARYGGITEATKRLLAQLPICAQSYSSSPYLDLSLFCYDDKWVSMMERPKASGEHPIRFYARDSGLLKFKMYAGMFGRTAPTAARRLVAFIFHPTDPFAISVQRTNAEYIVSFHIRHI; encoded by the exons ATGGCTGAAAAAGATGGTAAAATCGAATTTGTGACAGAACCTTTTCCTATTAAACCTCGAAAATTCGGACCACAAAATGTTGTTGTACGTcttagaagaagagaaacgtttGGCTGTCCATATCCTGGAACTCATGTTCATAGTGCTAgacaattttatcaaaatgtatttccaaattttacaattatgaATGTGGAAAAGCCTCCTTGTTTTCTCAGGAAATTCAGTCCAgatggaaaatatttgattgcTTTTAGTGCAGATCAAACATCTATAGAAGTATATGAATATCGTGGAGCATCTGCTGCAGCAGATCTTTTAGCTGAAATTGAAGGTGAATACATAGGacataaaaatgatgatgttagtattaatataagaTGCAATGTTTTCAGTCGATTTTTCAAG gcTAAATGGACAATTAATGTGGTTCAGTGCAATCAACAATTAAATAGAGAATGTAGTCTATTTACAGATGATTGTCGTTATGTTATTGTTGGCTCTGCGGCACATATTCCTGATGAACTCAGGCCTCATTTTTATCAA atttattcaaataatgaaGCATTGACACCCAATCCAAGATCTCCACTAGAGGATTATACTCTGCACTTAGTTGATATACGAGATGGAAAATTATGTCATACTAGACATTTCAaagttgataaaatatatttatcacatAATCaag gTCTCTATTTATACAAAGATATTTTGGCTGTGTTATCTGTGCAACACCAAACTATACatgtatttaaaattcttaatggaatgtttatatatatcaagttAATAGGAAG gTTTTGTATGGGAGATGAagcttatttattttcatttggtgCATGGCGTGGCGTAAATTATAGATCATTTAGGGATACGAGAATAAACAGCCTTAAACACaaattattagtatttttatatagaagaGCAGAGTATATAAGTGATACAACTAATGACCCATATGAATTGAGacgattttatcaatattttgatcag tTGAATGCATTGAGAATGTGGAAGATGCAATTATTGGATGCAAATCATATACTTATAAGGTTTGCTAGCGAAGAAGTTGCAACTCTTCAGGCAAATGAACCAAATGCACAACCAGCTCTTCttgttgtatataatatggaGACTGCTAAAATTTTGGCAGTATATGATAATGCATCTACTCAATTATTAACccaatttgaaaatttcagtGATTTTTTTAGAAATGCTAGAATGAGTACAGATTGCCAGTACATGTGTTCCCcgtcaaataatatttatgcaCG ATTAATGCAACAGAGATTTAAACAGACAATAGTCAGTGCCAGATATGGTGGTATTACAGAGGCGACAAAAAGATTACTTGCGCAATTACCAATTTGTGCTCAATCTTATTCAAGTTCTCCATACCTTGATCTATCTTTATTCTGTTATGATGATAAATGGGTATCTATGATGGAACGACCTAAAGCTTCTGGAGAACATCCTATTCG ctTTTATGCGCGTGATTCAGGTCTTCTAAAATTCAAAATGTATGCAGGAATGTTTGGTCGTACAGCACCAACTGCAGCAAGAAGATTAGTAGCGTTTATTTTTCATCCAACAGATCCATTTGCTATATCAGTTCAACGTACCAATGCTGAATACATTGTCAGTTTCCATATAAGGCATATCTGA
- the LOC124947483 gene encoding endoribonuclease LACTB2 isoform X3: MTMRLTSLPLISKISNKIIRILGCNPGPMTLQGTNTYLIGSGTKRVLIDTGDVETSAEYIKLLKNVLIEENATIEHVIITHWHHDHIGGINSVQELLMTTKPNDNPPTIWKLPTYEKLQVTPDLLKQCKSLKDEQIIEVEGTKIQVKHTPGHTTDHVCLLLKDEHSLFSGDCILGEGTAVFEDLHDYMISLQKILDIKPSVIYPGHGPIIKDPVPRIEYYIQHRKQREEQILNVLKENSNSSFMSEMDIVQIIYKNTPKNLWPAAAHNVMHHLQKLLKEAKVVGKEGEWKIAENIKFDT, encoded by the exons atgaCGATGCGATTAACATCTTTGCCTTTAATATCCAAAATTTCCAATAAAATCATTCGGATTCTTGGATGCAATCCTGGTCCTATGACACTTCAAGGCACAAATACATATCTTATTGGTTCAGGaacaaa gCGTGTATTAATTGATACAGGAGACGTAGAAACATCAGCCGagtatatcaaattattaaaaaatgtacttATAGAAGAAAATGCTACAATAGAGCATGTGATAATCACACATTGGCATCACGATCATATCGGTGGTATAAATTCTGTTCAAGAATTATTAATGACAACAAAGCCTAATGACAATCCACCAACGATATGGAAATTACCTACATATGAAAAACTTCAAGTAACACCTGATCTTTTAAAACAATGTAAATCATTAAAAGATGAACAAATAATTGAAGtagaaggaacaaaaataCAAGTGAAACATACACCTGGTCATACAACGGATCATGTATGCCTATTATTAAAGGACGAACATAGTTTGTTTAGCGGTGATTGCATTTTGGGTGAAGGCACCGCCGTATTTGAAGATTTACACGATTATATGAtttctttacaaaaaattttagatataaaacCATCTGTAATTTATCCTGGTCATGGGCCTATTATAAAAGATCCTGTTCCAcgtattgaatattatattcagCATCGAAAACAAAGGGAGgaacaaattttaaatgttttaaaagaaaatagtaacTCTAGTTTCATGTCAGAAATGGATAttgtacaaattatatataag AACACTCCAAAAAATCTCTGGCCTGCAGCAGCACATAATGTAATGCatcatttacaaaaattactaAAAGAAGCAAAAGTAGTAGGCAAAGAGGGTGAATGGAAAATCgcagaaaatataaaatttgatacaTAG
- the LOC124947483 gene encoding endoribonuclease LACTB2 isoform X2 codes for MGLIFHREAHFVMDHGIQFLHGSLWNLSVLYGERKCQRAQIWLFVKLESKLSISVMSPRSADFRVESSSTYGSLQITISSWRYLRSFNAIEYKRRMTMRLTSLPLISKISNKIIRILGCNPGPMTLQGTNTYLIGSGTKRVLIDTGDVETSAEYIKLLKNVLIEENATIEHVIITHWHHDHIGGINSVQELLMTTKPNDNPPTIWKLPTYEKLQVTPDLLKQCKSLKDEQIIEVEGTKIQVKHTPGHTTDHVCLLLKDEHSLFSGDCILGEGTAVFEDLHDYMISLQKILDIKPSVIYPGHGPIIKDPVPRIEYYIQHRKQREEQILNVLKENSNSSFMSEMDIVQIIYKNTPKNLWPAAAHNVMHHLQKLLKEAKVVGKEGEWKIAENIKFDT; via the exons ATGGGTCTGATTTTTCATAGAGAGGCTCATTTTGTCATGGATCATGGGATTCAATTTTTACATGGAAGTTTATGGAATCTTTCCGTATTatatggagaaagaaaatgtcagCGAGCACAGATATGGTTGTTCGTAAAG TTGGAATCTAAACTCTCGATAAGTGTCATGTCACCTCGGTCCGCAGATTTTAGAGTAGAATCATCATCAACCTATGGATCTCTACAAATAACAATCTCATCGTGGCGATACCTG CGCAGTTTTAATGCAATTGAatacaaaagaagaatgaCGATGCGATTAACATCTTTGCCTTTAATATCCAAAATTTCCAATAAAATCATTCGGATTCTTGGATGCAATCCTGGTCCTATGACACTTCAAGGCACAAATACATATCTTATTGGTTCAGGaacaaa gCGTGTATTAATTGATACAGGAGACGTAGAAACATCAGCCGagtatatcaaattattaaaaaatgtacttATAGAAGAAAATGCTACAATAGAGCATGTGATAATCACACATTGGCATCACGATCATATCGGTGGTATAAATTCTGTTCAAGAATTATTAATGACAACAAAGCCTAATGACAATCCACCAACGATATGGAAATTACCTACATATGAAAAACTTCAAGTAACACCTGATCTTTTAAAACAATGTAAATCATTAAAAGATGAACAAATAATTGAAGtagaaggaacaaaaataCAAGTGAAACATACACCTGGTCATACAACGGATCATGTATGCCTATTATTAAAGGACGAACATAGTTTGTTTAGCGGTGATTGCATTTTGGGTGAAGGCACCGCCGTATTTGAAGATTTACACGATTATATGAtttctttacaaaaaattttagatataaaacCATCTGTAATTTATCCTGGTCATGGGCCTATTATAAAAGATCCTGTTCCAcgtattgaatattatattcagCATCGAAAACAAAGGGAGgaacaaattttaaatgttttaaaagaaaatagtaacTCTAGTTTCATGTCAGAAATGGATAttgtacaaattatatataag AACACTCCAAAAAATCTCTGGCCTGCAGCAGCACATAATGTAATGCatcatttacaaaaattactaAAAGAAGCAAAAGTAGTAGGCAAAGAGGGTGAATGGAAAATCgcagaaaatataaaatttgatacaTAG
- the LOC124947483 gene encoding endoribonuclease LACTB2 isoform X1, with product MGLIFHREAHFVMDHGIQFLHGSLWNLSVLYGERKCQRAQIWLFVKLESKLSISVMSPRSADFRVESSSTYGSLQITISSWRYLFIFCPYLSLKSHTPQRSFNAIEYKRRMTMRLTSLPLISKISNKIIRILGCNPGPMTLQGTNTYLIGSGTKRVLIDTGDVETSAEYIKLLKNVLIEENATIEHVIITHWHHDHIGGINSVQELLMTTKPNDNPPTIWKLPTYEKLQVTPDLLKQCKSLKDEQIIEVEGTKIQVKHTPGHTTDHVCLLLKDEHSLFSGDCILGEGTAVFEDLHDYMISLQKILDIKPSVIYPGHGPIIKDPVPRIEYYIQHRKQREEQILNVLKENSNSSFMSEMDIVQIIYKNTPKNLWPAAAHNVMHHLQKLLKEAKVVGKEGEWKIAENIKFDT from the exons ATGGGTCTGATTTTTCATAGAGAGGCTCATTTTGTCATGGATCATGGGATTCAATTTTTACATGGAAGTTTATGGAATCTTTCCGTATTatatggagaaagaaaatgtcagCGAGCACAGATATGGTTGTTCGTAAAG TTGGAATCTAAACTCTCGATAAGTGTCATGTCACCTCGGTCCGCAGATTTTAGAGTAGAATCATCATCAACCTATGGATCTCTACAAATAACAATCTCATCGTGGCGATACCTG ttcatattttgtccatattTGTCGCTAAAATCACATACGCCACAGCGCAGTTTTAATGCAATTGAatacaaaagaagaatgaCGATGCGATTAACATCTTTGCCTTTAATATCCAAAATTTCCAATAAAATCATTCGGATTCTTGGATGCAATCCTGGTCCTATGACACTTCAAGGCACAAATACATATCTTATTGGTTCAGGaacaaa gCGTGTATTAATTGATACAGGAGACGTAGAAACATCAGCCGagtatatcaaattattaaaaaatgtacttATAGAAGAAAATGCTACAATAGAGCATGTGATAATCACACATTGGCATCACGATCATATCGGTGGTATAAATTCTGTTCAAGAATTATTAATGACAACAAAGCCTAATGACAATCCACCAACGATATGGAAATTACCTACATATGAAAAACTTCAAGTAACACCTGATCTTTTAAAACAATGTAAATCATTAAAAGATGAACAAATAATTGAAGtagaaggaacaaaaataCAAGTGAAACATACACCTGGTCATACAACGGATCATGTATGCCTATTATTAAAGGACGAACATAGTTTGTTTAGCGGTGATTGCATTTTGGGTGAAGGCACCGCCGTATTTGAAGATTTACACGATTATATGAtttctttacaaaaaattttagatataaaacCATCTGTAATTTATCCTGGTCATGGGCCTATTATAAAAGATCCTGTTCCAcgtattgaatattatattcagCATCGAAAACAAAGGGAGgaacaaattttaaatgttttaaaagaaaatagtaacTCTAGTTTCATGTCAGAAATGGATAttgtacaaattatatataag AACACTCCAAAAAATCTCTGGCCTGCAGCAGCACATAATGTAATGCatcatttacaaaaattactaAAAGAAGCAAAAGTAGTAGGCAAAGAGGGTGAATGGAAAATCgcagaaaatataaaatttgatacaTAG
- the LOC124947478 gene encoding myb-like protein F, which produces MFNNQMTSTTSNENDCTEEHNLNNERKEQKFIIDVSPPNDNRYFVKRAYTSPRILSKSVPRRNRSFIRYKINRSLSFDNAKNDRLFKSPNSSSGSSSFDNDKHLTRSAKIMRALNFNCSPFYNQRKKIKKTLNFNLTPSPKKFSNLRISRDNINFNLTSSSPKINKTLNFDTSPSDSSTNSILLTSFDSMDENQNQTPSQRNTKTKKLLNYITPKKRMYVSSPDMDISSPSLRLSLKEKIDDIVQMSSLPVPHSFNKDRKALNFNTRCNISTPRNLYADFSNEDDERPCTPENTISIVPESMSAIKKSHKKERSLRQTDNLSTKHANVLQKLTDPFMVEQFDNLQTEKRPLTPPMAEKSIVSVCDTNSIKQSHKKDKNKKKMSIFHSGDELSDSGSIFDYSIESIEQGNIQEKNNTCHTDLDLNKNEDNMDCDSNSNNVSTNSIGCCELINSSNETENDQIMDNVSNMDTKSSSCLEEQTCNIVSQNPLPSTSNANEKSRPVTPNALETNSISSIRVITPENHINFLQHIQTESIKKSHKKIKDENRKKLFLPRSLEHKLKEEKLDTTKNKLSEVSKDDQNDNNILANIDTEINIRASTPENVNSSRLLLSNFSSVKKSHKKDKHNKIVSEFMRRQKLLSRDADYNNVQREMHNDVNKKDQRKIKNKSINSDTMSNLHLDNIKFNNKLSPSKRKILSNLSDDDLLHLLCNSKSKQNEGGSTEEFKICTPIKKRKPLLKTGLKSDCLHDVQSDKNDSFEEEIMNIDASRCITPILRHLGCTVLPVHNTDLLKTDNDGKTANNEKSNSVEEQQPDTQDQNGRSTPKNMSTIELLPNINSIKKSHKKDKRGNGLHRSLILEQEKLLLKKNDYEFLQVVDHRTSTIVSKPNDNKSSLADNTSSNNILNDGSNNSGESSTITIYKNPQSFNQDVNVKDRKDMLTNDTTSSNRTPPNCLMVKNYIRLLQATSIKKSHKKERDRKKHKIINNDLELSDEGSIFGENEKVDSLEDLHIEINSNETDIDRSDYV; this is translated from the exons ATgtttaataatcaaatgaCAAGTACAAcatcaaatgaaaatgattgtaCAGAAGAACACAATttgaataatgaaagaaaagaacagaaattCATTATAGATGTGAGTCCACCAAacgataatagatattttgtgAAGCGAGCATATACATCACCAAGAATACTTAGTAAATCAGTACCACGAAGAAATAGAAGTTTCattcgttataaaataaatagatcatTAAGTTTTGATAATGCTAAGAATGatcgtttatttaaatctCCTAATTCTAGTTCAGGAAGTAGTTCTTTTGATAATGATAAGCATTTAACAAGATCAGCTAAAATAATGAGAGCactaaattttaattgtagccctttttataatcaaagaaagaaaataaaaaagacattaAATTTTAACTTAACTCCAAGTCCAAAGAAATTTTCCAATCTCAGAATTTCacgagataatataaatttcaatttgacTTCATCTTCGcctaaaattaataaaactttgaaTTTTGACACAAGTCCAAGTGATTCTAGTACCAATAGTATATTACTTACATCATTTGATTCTATGGatgaaaatcaaaatcaaactCCTTCTCAGCGAAATACAAAGACTAAAAagttattgaattatattacacCCAAGAAAAGGATGTATGTTTCATCTCCAGATATGGATATTTCTTCTCCATCTTTACGTCTTagtcttaaagaaaaaattgatgacATTGTACAAATGAGTAGTTTGCCTGTTCCACATTCTTtcaataaagatagaaaagcgttaaattttaatactcGCTGCAATATCAGCACACCAAGAAATTTGTATGCTGATTTTTCTAACGAGGATGATGAAAGACCATGTACACCTGAAAATACAATTTCTATTGTTCCTGAAAGTATGAGTGCCATAAAGAAGAGTcataaaaag GAAAGATCTCTACGACAAACGGATAATTTATCTACAAAGCATGCAAatgtattacaaaaattaacaGATCCTTTCATGGTTGAGCAATTTGATAATTtgcaaacagaaaaaagaccCTTAACTCCACCAATGGCTGAAAAAAGTATTGTATCTGTCTGTGATACAAATTCTATTAAGCAATctcataaaaaagataaaaataagaaaaaaatgtcaatatTTCATTCAGGTGATGAACTTTCTGACTCAGGAtctatttttgattattcTATAGAATCCATAGAACAAGGaaatatacaagaaaaaaataatacatgcCATACTGATCTTgatcttaataaaaatgaagataatatgGACTGTGATTCAAATAGTAACAATGTATCAACAAATAGTATTGGTTGTTGTGAATTGATAAATAGTTCAAATGAAACTGAAAACGATCAAATTATGGATAATGTCAGTAATATGGATACAAAATCTAGTTCTTGCCTTGAAGAACAAACATGTAACATAGTTTCCCAGAATCCTTTACCAAGTACTAGTAATGCCAATGAGAAAAGCAGGCCAGTAACACCAAATGCACTTGAAACAAATTCTATATCTTCAATAAGAGTAATCACTCcagaaaatcatataaattttttacaacaTATTCAAACTGagtcaattaaaaaatctcaTAAGAAGATTAAAGatgaaaataggaagaaactttttttacCTAGAAGCCTTGAACATAaacttaaagaagaaaaattggatACTACTAAAAATAAACTTTCGGAAGTATCAAAAGATgatcaaaatgataataatattctagCAAATATTGATACAGAAATTAATATTCGTGCAAGTACACCTGAAAACGTTAATTCTAGCAGATTGTTATTGTCAAACTTTAGTTCAGTTAAAAAATCACATAAAAAAGACAagcataataaaattgtttcagAATTTATGCGACGTCAAAAATTGTTAAGTAGAGATGCAGATTATAACAATGTGCAACGTGAAATGCACAATGACGTAAACAAGAAAGAtcaacgaaaaataaagaacaaatcTATTAACAGTGATACTATGTCTAATTTACATTtagataatatcaaatttaacaataaactGTCTcctagtaaaagaaaaatattgtccaATTTATCAGATGatgatttattacatttattgtgCAATTCtaaatcaaaacaaaatgaGGGTGGAAGTACGGAGGAGTTCAAAATTTGTACaccaataaagaaaagaaaaccattACTAAAAACTGGTTTGAAATCTGATTGTTTACATGATGTACAGTcagataaaaatgattcattTGAAGAAGAGATAATGAATATTGATGCATCTCGATGTATAACGCCAATTCTAAGACATCTTGGTTGTACAGTATTACCAGTGCATAATACGGATCTATTAAAAACAGATAATGATGGAAAGACtgcaaataatgaaaaaagtaattcaGTAGAGGAACAACAGCCTGATACGCAAGATCAAAATGGAAGATCAACGCCCAAAAATATGTCTACAATAGAATTACTTCCTAAcattaattctattaaaaaatctcataaaaaggataaacgtGGAAATGGATTACATAGAAGCCTTATTTtagaacaagaaaaattacttttaaagaaaaatgattatgaatttttacaGGTCGTAGATCATAGAACTTCAACAATAGTTTCTAAaccaaatgataataaatcaaGTTTAGCTGATAATACTTCTTCAAACAACATATTGAACGatggtagtaataatagtggGGAAAGTTCTacaattacaatttataaaaatcccCAAAGTTTCAATCAAGATGTTAAtgttaaagatagaaaagatatgCTAACAAATGATACTACCTCATCTAATAGAACTCCACCTAACTGTTTAAtggtaaaaaattatattagactGTTGCAAGCaacttcaataaaaaaatcccataaaaaagaacgagatcgtaaaaaacacaaaataataaacaatgatCTAGAATTGTCAGATGAAGGATCTATATttggagaaaatgaaaaagttgaTTCCTTAGAAGATTtacatattgaaattaatagcAATGAGACTGATATAGATAGATCTgattatgtataa